A window of the Ogataea parapolymorpha DL-1 chromosome V, whole genome shotgun sequence genome harbors these coding sequences:
- a CDS encoding Serine/threonine-protein kinase HAL4/SAT4, with product MAASGTTERHPNSAMFKLGKILGISNNKNASGTESTSPATSSNASLSSSPSSPTLQAKNTSDLNYKEAKLHSNSTSSLVSANIGNGARKARSPGQSSLQGPGNIAPISLNSSDAAPLSRSGSMASKHPQVARFLMREDGTHEHHLRNTKRQEKLGQMVKDWLGAKKLRNSAVSAIPNILSSSNLAALDNEAKARVDAATNKNLPPTLLSGLLNQVKRGDITQFSGPDNAIQQPSTAMSVNMKPEAADDRLFVEKYGECQEVIGRGAFGVVRVAHKKVAKDGSDGITEILYAVKEFRRRPNESDKRYSKRLTSEFCISSSLKHLNIISTIDLLKDAKSDYCEVMEYCSGGDLYSLIVTAGRLEYAEADCFFKQLVRGLNYMHKMGVAHRDLKPENLLLTSEGTLKITDFGNAECFKMAWEDEVQLSHGICGSSPYIAPEEYTQKEFDPRPIDVWACGVIYMAMRTGRQLWKLANVDDEFFTTYLQKRKDAKGYEPIEGLKRARCRNVIYSVLDPLPQRRITCAQILNSEWVREIKVCKAGDCGKRVE from the coding sequence ATGGCTGCCTCAGGAACCACAGAAAGACACCCCAACTCAGCGATGTTCAAGCTGGGAAAGATCCTAGGAATTTCCAATAACAAGAACGCATCAGGAACAGAGTCAACGTCACCTGCTACCAGCTCAAACGCGTCCCTGAGCTCTAGTCCCTCATCTCCCACGTTGCAGGCGAAGAATACTTCAGACTTGAACTACAAAGAGGCCAAGCTCCACTCGAATTCGACCTCCTCTTTGGTCAGCGCCAATATAGGCAATGGCGCACGCAAAGCCAGAAGCCCTGGCCAGAGCTCCTTGCAGGGTCCGGGAAACATTGCCCCAATAAGCCTAAATTCGAGCGATGCTGCGCCTTTGTCCCGGTCTGGGTCGATGGCATCTAAACATCCACAGGTGGCTCGTTTCCTGATGCGCGAAGACGGAACCCACGAGCATCATCTTCGAAACACCAAGAGACAGGAAAAATTGGGCCAGATGGTGAAGGATTGGCTCGGAGCCAAGAAATTAAGAAATTCAGCCGTTTCAGCCATTCCTAATATTTTGTCCTCCTCGAATTTGGCTGCGCTCGacaacgaggccaaggccCGGGTGGACGCAGCAACAAATAAGAATCTCCCTCCAACTTTGCTGTCTGGTCTTTTGAACCAGGTGAAACGAGGCGATATTACCCAGTTCTCTGGGCCTGACAACGCCATCCAGCAGCCCAGCACCGCCATGAGTGTGAATATGAAACCTGAAGCGGCGGACGATCGTCTGTTCGTGGAAAAATACGGCGAGTGCCAGGAAGTGATTGGTCGCGGTGCGTTTGGAGTGGTGCGTGTGGCCCATAAAAAGGTGGCCAAGGATGGTTCTGACGGAATTACAGAAATCCTCTACGCAGTCAAGGAATTCAGAAGACGTCCTAACGAAAGTGACAAACGCTACTCCAAACGACTGACGAGCGAGTTCTGTAtatcctcgtcgttgaagCATCTGAACATCATATCTACCATCGATCTGTTAAAAGATGCAAAGAGCGATTATTGCGAAGTTATGGAGTACTGTTCAGGAGGCGATCTGTACTCTTTGATTGTGACGGCAGGAAGGCTGGAATATGCAGAGGCAGATTGCTtcttcaaacagctggtcAGGGGCCTCAACTATATGCACAAGATGGGCGTTGCTCACCGGGATCTGAAACCAGAAAACCTGCTGCTCACGTCAGAAGGAACGCTGAAAATTACCGATTTCGGTAACGCCGAGTGCTTCAAAATGGCGTGGGAGGACGAAGTGCAACTGAGTCATGGAATCTGCGGTTCTTCGCCGTATATTGCACCCGAGGAGTACACGCAGAAGGAGTTTGACCCGAGACCCATAGACGTCTGGGCGTGCGGTGTGATATACATGGCCATGCGCACCGGTCGGCAACTTTGGAAGCTCGCCAACGTAGACGACGAGTTCTTCACCACATATCTGCAGAAAAGGAAGGACGCCAAAGGCTACGAACCTATAGAGGGTCTCAAGCGTGCGAGATGCAGGAACGTTATATACTCTGTGCTGGATCCTCTCCCGCAGAGAAGGATCACGTGTGCCCAGATACTGAATAGCGAGTGGGTGCGAGAAATCAAAGTTTGCAAGGCTGGCGACTGCGGAAAAAGAGTCGAGTAG